A region from the uncultured Stenotrophomonas sp. genome encodes:
- a CDS encoding Transcriptional regulator, LacI family, with translation MAKPAITIKDVAREANVSVATVSRALNGHDNVAAPVRQVVLEVARRLRYTPHAAARSLSSRSTQTLGLVLPDLHGEFFSELMRGIDGVARAHRRHLLVSSYHGDPEQQGAALQAMRGRVDGLLVMSPGTAAPDFLTDNLPALPTVLINTPLPDGPYPVFGIDDHAGAMAMTRHLLGSGHRRITFIAGPDHNHDARERLRGFRDAMATVGAEAESRVLPGGFDEASGYRAGLALLQDGSLPDAVFAANDMMALGCLYAFNQAGVKVPAQVALAGFDDIPLARFVHPSLTTMRISIADLGERATSHLLQLIDDGEVVPPAPAMTLVPTLVTRDSTAVQEPP, from the coding sequence GTGGCGAAACCGGCAATTACCATCAAGGACGTTGCCCGCGAGGCGAATGTCTCGGTCGCCACGGTGTCGCGCGCGCTCAATGGCCACGACAACGTCGCCGCACCGGTGCGCCAGGTGGTGCTGGAGGTGGCCCGCCGGCTGCGCTACACCCCGCATGCCGCCGCACGCAGCTTGAGCAGCCGCAGCACCCAGACCCTCGGCCTGGTCCTGCCGGACCTGCACGGCGAATTCTTTTCCGAGTTGATGCGCGGCATCGACGGCGTGGCGCGTGCGCATCGCCGGCACCTGCTGGTATCCAGCTACCACGGCGACCCGGAGCAGCAGGGTGCCGCGCTGCAGGCCATGCGCGGGCGGGTCGATGGCCTGCTGGTCATGTCGCCGGGCACTGCCGCCCCCGATTTCCTGACGGACAACCTGCCGGCACTGCCCACGGTGCTGATCAACACGCCCCTGCCGGATGGGCCATACCCGGTATTCGGGATCGACGACCACGCCGGCGCGATGGCCATGACCCGCCACCTGCTCGGCAGCGGCCACCGCCGCATCACCTTCATCGCCGGCCCCGACCACAACCACGATGCCCGCGAGCGCCTGCGCGGCTTCCGCGATGCGATGGCCACGGTGGGTGCCGAGGCGGAAAGCCGGGTACTGCCCGGCGGCTTCGACGAGGCCTCCGGGTACCGCGCCGGGCTGGCGCTGCTGCAGGACGGGTCGCTGCCCGATGCAGTGTTCGCGGCCAACGACATGATGGCGCTCGGCTGCCTGTACGCCTTCAACCAGGCCGGCGTGAAGGTGCCCGCACAGGTGGCGCTGGCCGGCTTCGACGATATCCCGCTGGCACGTTTCGTTCACCCTTCGTTGACCACGATGCGGATCAGCATTGCCGATCTCGGCGAGCGGGCGACATCGCACCTGCTGCAATTGATCGACGATGGCGAGGTGGTGCCACCTGCTCCCGCCATGACGCTGGTTCCCACCCTGGTCACGCGTGACTCGACGGCTGTCCAGGAACCACCCTGA
- a CDS encoding TonB-dependent receptor — protein MNRHTTRKTRPSRKLLSCALASCLLLGAAPAFTQSTGATIRGQVMADSAPAGQARVTATNLATGLSRSVQSTASGNYALAGLPPGTYRVDVEAGGASSSQNITVQVGQTATMNLGVGGVAESGQGGAATTLDAVQVTAQAPVETRTSEIATYVTARQIDALPQNTRNFLAFADTAPGVQFITDASGNTRVRSGAQSANAVNVFIDGVGQKNYVTTGGISGQDTSRGNPFPQSAIGEYKVITQNYKAEYDQLSSAAIVAATRSGSNEFEGSFFWDHTSTDWRSRSRFERRDGATKAESKQEQYGVSFGGPIIRDTAHFFVAYEAKEYLTPRTFNLGRGRAPSELPADLQAQYGTGTHTSPFKEDLYFGKIDWLFGENHYFELTAKYRDESETIQVQDQRLPPAATLNENNEKRVDLRYQFSTYNWLNDAHLTYEDAFWSPRPANFEPGYFLSDGNWWDTIVRSGGGDNYQDKGQKGWSFQDDLTFQGWEGHTVKMGVKYKQVELQTLEQNKYNPQFYYDINESLSVPTHVEFGAPVAGFGNGTVESKNRQFGLYIQDDWEVNEHLTVNLGVRWDYERTPSHEDYVTPAEVVSALQASNTNLPGSGIDINDYISTGGNRKPDKDNWAPRLGFSYDIDGDQRHVVFGGAGRSYDRNLFDYLQNEVSKASWGQYTYDFNTPMHPCDPATAATCRAWDPRYLDPEFLRASSVAGTREVFLNNNRLEVPYSDQFSLGMRNTFEISGNDWNTEVAYSYVRSHDGIAFLLGNRLADGRFFPATPADATDPPPWGAGFAPFSNLILAQNALETKSKSVYLKLEKPYTSQSRWGVTLAYTHTDSEQNSPLDGWPGAFNAEHIGDYGWFPGKVPENRVVLTGIWDGPWGMTFSGKGTWADATPRYYQNCNVSAWAYCHFDSYTPDEDFKQLDLAMEKVWDTGSDIRLRIRGDVLNAFNWSNYDGYEDWRGGAGEPQNPAWGTPTTIAMPTRTFKLSFGLDW, from the coding sequence ATGAACCGTCACACCACCCGCAAGACCCGTCCGTCCCGCAAGCTGCTCAGCTGCGCACTGGCCAGTTGCCTGCTGCTGGGTGCCGCACCCGCATTTACGCAAAGCACCGGCGCCACCATCCGCGGGCAGGTGATGGCCGATTCGGCACCGGCCGGGCAGGCCCGGGTGACCGCCACAAACCTCGCCACCGGCCTGAGCCGCAGCGTGCAGAGCACGGCCAGCGGCAACTACGCACTGGCCGGCTTGCCGCCGGGCACCTACCGCGTGGACGTCGAGGCCGGCGGCGCGAGCAGCAGCCAGAACATCACCGTGCAGGTGGGCCAGACCGCGACCATGAACCTGGGCGTCGGCGGCGTCGCCGAAAGCGGGCAGGGCGGGGCGGCCACCACGCTGGATGCGGTGCAGGTGACGGCGCAAGCACCGGTGGAAACACGCACCTCCGAGATCGCCACCTACGTGACTGCGCGGCAGATCGATGCATTGCCGCAGAACACCCGCAACTTCCTCGCCTTCGCCGATACCGCGCCGGGCGTGCAGTTCATCACCGATGCCAGCGGCAATACCCGCGTGCGCTCCGGCGCGCAGAGCGCCAACGCAGTCAACGTGTTCATCGATGGCGTCGGCCAGAAAAACTACGTCACCACCGGCGGCATCAGCGGTCAGGACACCAGCCGCGGCAACCCGTTCCCGCAGTCGGCGATCGGCGAGTACAAGGTCATCACCCAGAATTACAAGGCCGAGTACGACCAGTTGAGCAGCGCGGCGATCGTGGCGGCCACGCGCTCGGGCAGCAACGAATTCGAGGGCAGTTTCTTCTGGGACCACACCAGCACCGACTGGCGCTCGCGCAGCCGCTTCGAACGGCGTGATGGCGCAACCAAGGCGGAGAGCAAACAGGAGCAGTACGGTGTTTCGTTCGGTGGCCCGATCATCCGCGACACGGCGCACTTCTTCGTGGCCTACGAGGCCAAGGAATACCTCACCCCGCGCACGTTCAACCTCGGCCGCGGCCGTGCCCCGTCGGAGCTGCCAGCCGACCTGCAGGCGCAGTACGGCACCGGCACCCATACCTCACCGTTCAAGGAGGATCTGTATTTCGGCAAGATCGACTGGCTGTTCGGCGAGAACCACTACTTCGAACTGACCGCCAAGTATCGCGACGAAAGTGAAACCATCCAGGTGCAGGACCAGCGCCTGCCTCCGGCGGCCACGCTCAACGAAAACAACGAGAAACGCGTCGACCTGCGCTACCAGTTCAGCACCTACAACTGGCTCAACGACGCGCACCTCACCTATGAAGATGCGTTCTGGAGCCCGCGGCCGGCCAACTTCGAGCCGGGCTATTTCCTGAGCGACGGCAACTGGTGGGACACCATCGTCCGCAGCGGCGGCGGCGACAACTACCAGGACAAGGGGCAGAAGGGCTGGTCGTTCCAGGATGACCTGACCTTCCAGGGCTGGGAAGGCCATACCGTGAAGATGGGGGTCAAGTACAAGCAGGTCGAGCTGCAGACCCTGGAGCAGAACAAGTACAACCCGCAGTTCTACTACGATATCAACGAGAGCCTGTCGGTGCCGACCCATGTGGAGTTCGGCGCGCCGGTGGCCGGGTTCGGCAACGGCACCGTCGAGTCGAAGAACCGGCAATTCGGCCTCTACATCCAGGACGACTGGGAGGTCAACGAGCACCTGACCGTGAACCTGGGCGTGCGCTGGGATTACGAGCGCACGCCGAGCCACGAGGACTACGTCACCCCGGCCGAGGTGGTGTCTGCATTGCAGGCATCGAACACCAACCTGCCCGGTTCCGGAATCGACATCAACGACTACATCAGTACCGGCGGCAACAGGAAGCCGGACAAGGACAACTGGGCGCCGCGGCTGGGCTTCTCCTACGACATCGATGGCGACCAGCGGCACGTGGTGTTCGGTGGTGCCGGGCGATCCTACGACCGCAACCTGTTCGACTATCTGCAGAATGAAGTATCCAAGGCCAGTTGGGGCCAGTACACCTACGACTTCAACACGCCGATGCATCCATGCGACCCAGCCACCGCCGCCACCTGCCGTGCATGGGACCCGCGCTACCTGGATCCGGAATTCCTGCGCGCCTCCTCGGTGGCCGGCACGCGCGAGGTGTTCCTGAACAACAACAGGCTGGAAGTCCCGTATTCGGACCAGTTCAGCCTCGGCATGCGCAACACCTTCGAGATATCGGGCAACGACTGGAACACGGAGGTGGCCTATTCGTACGTGCGCAGCCATGACGGCATCGCCTTCCTGCTGGGCAACCGCCTCGCGGATGGCCGTTTCTTCCCGGCCACTCCGGCCGACGCCACCGATCCGCCGCCGTGGGGCGCCGGCTTTGCCCCGTTCTCGAATCTGATCCTTGCGCAGAACGCGCTGGAGACGAAGAGCAAGTCGGTCTATCTGAAACTCGAAAAGCCGTATACCAGCCAATCGCGCTGGGGCGTGACCCTGGCCTACACCCACACCGACTCCGAGCAGAACAGCCCGTTGGATGGTTGGCCGGGGGCATTCAACGCCGAGCATATCGGCGACTACGGCTGGTTCCCCGGCAAGGTGCCCGAAAACCGGGTGGTGCTGACCGGCATCTGGGACGGACCGTGGGGCATGACGTTCTCGGGCAAGGGAACCTGGGCAGATGCCACCCCGCGTTACTACCAGAACTGCAATGTCTCGGCCTGGGCCTACTGCCATTTCGACAGCTATACGCCGGACGAGGATTTCAAGCAGCTCGATCTGGCGATGGAGAAGGTGTGGGATACCGGCAGCGACATCCGCCTGCGCATCCGCGGCGACGTGCTGAACGCGTTCAACTGGTCCAACTACGATGGTTACGAGGATTGGCGCGGCGGGGCCGGCGAACCGCAGAACCCGGCATGGGGGACCCCCACCACCATCGCCATGCCGACCCGTACCTTCAAGCTGTCCTTCGGGCTGGACTGGTGA
- a CDS encoding conserved exported hypothetical protein (Evidence 4 : Homologs of previously reported genes of unknown function): MSNLRTTRLLSCIAAGLTLGLLGGCGKPPPEPATPKVPPQVILIEADLPPRPMKPELPPLFDDIERRTFQFFWDTTNEQNGLTPDRYPSRPFASIASVGFALTAYPIGIENGWVSRTQAVDRTLTTLRFFRDVPTGPQRTGKAGYKGFYYHFLDMRDGRRYDSWVELSSVDTALLMMGVLFAQSYYDGNDPREKEIRQIADTLYKRVDWQWLQRNKPLVSMGWFPESGFIQHDWMGYNEAMMLYVLALGSPTHPVGTDAWTVWTRTYDNDWGVFQGQEYLAFGPLFGHQYSHVWIDFRDLQDAYMRERGIDYFLNSRRATLAQREYAIANPMQWKDYGENVWGLTAGDGPQNTTQEYKGEQRQFRHYSARGAGLRENFDDGTIVPSAAISSLPFAPEVVIPATQEMHKRYGDYLYSSYGFLDSFNPSFNYDIPLKTGRLIPDRGWVASDYIAIDQGPILIGIANYRDEFVWNVMKKNPYIRKGMERAGFSGGWLLPEGEDWQPLQKDEKAASARAVGIAESRAAAAQEQKAADRPGQRPVQ; the protein is encoded by the coding sequence TTGAGCAACCTGCGCACCACCAGACTGCTGTCGTGTATCGCTGCCGGCCTCACCCTGGGCCTGCTCGGCGGGTGCGGCAAGCCGCCGCCCGAGCCGGCCACCCCAAAGGTGCCGCCGCAGGTGATCCTGATCGAGGCCGATCTGCCGCCACGGCCGATGAAGCCGGAGCTGCCGCCGCTGTTCGACGACATCGAGCGGCGCACCTTCCAGTTCTTCTGGGACACCACCAACGAGCAGAACGGGCTGACCCCGGACCGCTACCCGTCGCGGCCGTTCGCCAGCATCGCCTCGGTGGGCTTCGCGCTGACCGCCTATCCGATCGGCATCGAGAACGGCTGGGTCAGCCGTACCCAGGCGGTGGACCGCACCCTGACCACGCTGCGCTTCTTCCGCGACGTGCCCACCGGCCCGCAGCGCACCGGCAAGGCCGGCTACAAGGGCTTCTACTACCACTTCCTGGACATGCGCGACGGCCGCCGCTACGACAGCTGGGTGGAGCTTTCCAGCGTGGATACCGCGCTGCTGATGATGGGCGTGCTGTTCGCGCAGTCGTATTACGACGGCAACGACCCGCGCGAAAAAGAGATCCGGCAGATCGCCGACACGCTCTACAAGCGCGTGGACTGGCAGTGGCTGCAACGCAACAAGCCGCTGGTGTCGATGGGCTGGTTCCCGGAGAGTGGCTTCATCCAGCACGACTGGATGGGCTACAACGAGGCAATGATGCTCTACGTGCTGGCGCTGGGCTCGCCGACGCACCCGGTCGGGACGGATGCGTGGACGGTGTGGACGCGCACCTACGACAACGACTGGGGCGTGTTCCAGGGTCAGGAGTACCTCGCCTTCGGGCCGCTGTTCGGGCACCAGTACAGCCATGTGTGGATCGATTTCCGCGACCTGCAGGACGCCTACATGCGCGAGCGCGGCATCGACTACTTCCTCAACAGCCGCCGCGCCACCCTGGCCCAGCGCGAGTACGCCATCGCCAACCCCATGCAGTGGAAGGACTACGGCGAGAACGTGTGGGGCCTGACCGCCGGCGACGGCCCGCAGAACACCACCCAGGAATACAAGGGCGAGCAGCGCCAGTTCCGCCACTACTCGGCGCGCGGTGCCGGCCTGCGCGAGAACTTCGACGACGGCACCATCGTGCCCTCGGCGGCGATCTCCTCGCTGCCGTTCGCGCCGGAGGTGGTGATCCCGGCCACGCAGGAAATGCACAAACGCTATGGCGATTACCTGTATTCCAGCTACGGCTTCCTCGACTCGTTCAACCCCAGCTTCAACTACGACATCCCGCTCAAGACCGGGCGGCTGATCCCGGACCGTGGCTGGGTGGCCAGCGACTACATCGCGATCGATCAGGGGCCGATCCTGATCGGCATCGCCAACTACCGCGACGAATTCGTCTGGAACGTGATGAAGAAGAACCCGTACATCCGCAAGGGCATGGAACGGGCCGGCTTCAGCGGCGGCTGGCTGCTGCCGGAAGGCGAGGACTGGCAACCGTTGCAGAAGGACGAAAAGGCCGCCTCGGCACGTGCGGTGGGCATCGCCGAGTCGCGCGCGGCCGCCGCGCAGGAGCAGAAGGCGGCCGACAGACCCGGCCAGCGGCCTGTGCAGTAG
- a CDS encoding Extracellular solute-binding protein family 1 produces the protein MMLRLMATLLCLALLAACTRPQQGTTLRFWAMGREAEVVGELVREFEAEHPGIRVEVQSIPWTAAHEKLLTAYAADGLPDLCQLGNTWVPEFATLQALTPLQPWVDASNEVMPQDYFPGIWNTNVIDGQLVGIPWYVDTRLLFYRKDLLREAGYDHPPRDWDEWERMNTALKRRMGPDRYPVLMPLNEFEPQLSLALQQEDPLLRDNDTRGNFRSPGFRRALGFYANMYEQGWAPKMSETQISNVWDEFFRGFTAFYLSGPWNIREFNKRQPPSLQGEWGTAPLPGPDGPGAGIAGGTSLVVFRSSRHKEAAWQLIEFLSRPAMQQRLHAIIGDLPPRRSAWQSPQLADDPLAAAFRDQLERVKPTPKVLEWERIAQEMRIVTEQVVRGGLAQDVAVAQLDDRVDAILAKRRWIVEQQAREAPQ, from the coding sequence ATGATGCTTCGCCTGATGGCCACGCTGCTGTGCCTCGCCCTGCTGGCCGCCTGCACGCGGCCGCAGCAGGGCACCACGCTGCGTTTCTGGGCGATGGGGCGCGAGGCCGAGGTGGTCGGCGAACTGGTGCGCGAGTTCGAGGCCGAGCATCCCGGCATCCGCGTGGAAGTGCAGAGCATCCCGTGGACCGCCGCGCACGAGAAGCTGCTGACCGCCTATGCCGCCGACGGCCTGCCGGACCTGTGCCAGCTCGGCAACACCTGGGTGCCCGAATTCGCCACGCTGCAGGCGCTGACGCCATTGCAGCCCTGGGTGGACGCATCCAATGAAGTGATGCCGCAGGATTATTTTCCCGGCATCTGGAACACCAACGTCATCGACGGGCAGCTGGTCGGCATACCGTGGTACGTGGACACGCGGCTGCTGTTCTACCGCAAGGACCTGCTGCGCGAGGCCGGCTACGACCACCCGCCACGCGACTGGGACGAATGGGAGCGGATGAACACCGCGCTGAAACGGCGCATGGGACCGGACCGCTACCCGGTACTGATGCCGCTCAACGAATTCGAGCCGCAACTGTCGTTGGCACTGCAGCAGGAGGATCCGCTGCTGCGCGACAATGACACCCGCGGCAATTTCCGCAGCCCCGGTTTCCGCCGCGCGCTGGGCTTCTACGCCAACATGTACGAACAGGGCTGGGCGCCGAAGATGTCCGAGACGCAGATCTCCAACGTCTGGGACGAGTTCTTCCGCGGCTTCACCGCGTTCTACCTGTCCGGGCCGTGGAACATCCGCGAGTTCAACAAGCGCCAGCCGCCTTCGCTGCAGGGCGAGTGGGGCACCGCGCCGCTGCCCGGGCCGGACGGCCCCGGTGCCGGCATCGCCGGTGGTACCAGCCTGGTGGTATTCCGCTCCTCGCGGCACAAGGAAGCGGCATGGCAGCTGATCGAATTCCTGTCGCGGCCGGCGATGCAGCAACGCCTGCACGCCATCATCGGCGACCTGCCGCCGCGCCGCAGCGCCTGGCAATCGCCGCAACTGGCCGACGACCCGCTGGCCGCGGCGTTCCGCGACCAGTTGGAGCGGGTCAAGCCCACGCCCAAGGTGCTGGAGTGGGAGCGCATCGCGCAGGAGATGCGCATCGTCACCGAACAGGTGGTGCGCGGCGGGCTGGCGCAGGATGTCGCAGTCGCGCAGCTGGATGACCGCGTGGACGCGATCCTCGCCAAGCGCCGCTGGATCGTCGAGCAACAAGCACGGGAGGCGCCGCAATGA
- a CDS encoding putative abc transporter sugar permease protein (Evidence 3 : Function proposed based on presence of conserved amino acid motif, structural feature or limited homology), which produces MKRGRLAGWVFAAPALIVIGVFFGLPVLSALALSLTDFDLYALADPHNLRFIGLDNYLDLLRTPIFWKSLGNTAYFVVIGVPLSIAVSLCAAMLLNAPVARCKALFRTALFAPVVTTLVAVAVIWRYLFHTRYGLVNWTLGQVGIDPVDWLGDPHWAMPTIILFAVWKNFGYNMVIFLAGLQAIPKDLYEAARIDGASRWKQFLHITLPMLGPVLLVVGVITVSGYFQLFAEPYVMTRGDPLQSTVSVLYFMFEEGFKWWNLGRASAVAFLLFLIILGVTTLMLRFGRKRELV; this is translated from the coding sequence ATGAAGCGCGGCAGGCTCGCCGGCTGGGTATTCGCCGCCCCGGCGCTGATCGTCATCGGCGTGTTCTTCGGCCTGCCGGTGCTGTCGGCGCTGGCGCTGAGCCTTACCGACTTCGATCTTTACGCACTGGCCGACCCGCACAACCTGCGCTTCATCGGCCTGGACAACTACCTGGACCTGCTGCGCACGCCGATATTCTGGAAGTCGCTGGGCAACACCGCGTACTTCGTGGTGATCGGTGTGCCCTTGTCCATCGCCGTGTCGCTCTGCGCGGCGATGCTGCTCAACGCACCGGTGGCGCGCTGCAAGGCGTTGTTCCGCACCGCGCTGTTCGCGCCGGTGGTGACCACGCTGGTGGCGGTGGCGGTGATCTGGCGCTACCTGTTCCACACCCGCTACGGGTTGGTGAACTGGACGCTGGGACAGGTCGGCATCGACCCGGTGGACTGGCTGGGCGACCCGCACTGGGCAATGCCGACCATCATCCTGTTCGCGGTGTGGAAGAACTTCGGCTACAACATGGTGATCTTCCTGGCCGGTCTGCAGGCGATCCCGAAGGATTTGTACGAGGCCGCGCGCATCGACGGCGCCTCGCGCTGGAAGCAGTTTCTGCACATCACCCTGCCGATGCTCGGGCCGGTGCTGCTGGTGGTCGGCGTGATCACCGTCTCCGGCTATTTCCAGCTGTTTGCCGAGCCCTACGTGATGACCCGCGGCGACCCGCTGCAGAGCACGGTGAGCGTGCTGTATTTCATGTTCGAGGAAGGCTTCAAGTGGTGGAACCTGGGCCGCGCCTCGGCGGTGGCGTTCCTGCTGTTCCTGATCATCCTCGGCGTGACCACGCTGATGCTGCGTTTCGGCAGGAAAAGAGAGCTGGTATGA
- the lacG gene encoding ABC transporter sugar permease codes for MSGEIGQSRAWGWWVNGALLLLALVSLAPLAWMLSVSFMPGGQASQFPPPLLPSRITTDNYHELFARTGMAGNFLNSLGMSLGITLGSLLLNTLAGHAFAKLRFAGRERVFQLLLAALVIPAQVAMLPLFLLMKQLGLVNTWGGVVVPALASVFGIFLVRQYARSIPDELLEAARIDGASEARIFFQIVLPMLKPVLVTLAIFTFMGAWNDFMWPLIVLTDQQHYTLPVALASLSREHIMDVEMMMAGAVITVLPVLLLFLLLQRYYMQGLLLGSVKG; via the coding sequence ATGAGCGGCGAGATCGGCCAATCGCGTGCATGGGGCTGGTGGGTCAACGGCGCGTTGCTGCTGCTGGCGCTGGTCAGCCTGGCGCCGCTGGCGTGGATGCTGTCGGTGTCGTTCATGCCCGGCGGGCAGGCCTCGCAATTTCCGCCGCCGCTGCTGCCCTCGCGCATCACCACCGACAACTATCACGAACTGTTCGCGCGCACCGGCATGGCCGGCAACTTCCTCAACAGCCTGGGCATGTCGCTGGGCATCACCCTGGGCTCGCTGCTGCTCAACACGCTGGCCGGCCATGCCTTCGCCAAGCTGCGCTTCGCCGGCCGCGAGCGGGTGTTCCAGCTGCTGCTGGCGGCGCTGGTGATCCCGGCGCAGGTGGCGATGCTACCGCTGTTCCTGCTGATGAAGCAGCTGGGGCTGGTCAACACCTGGGGCGGGGTGGTGGTGCCGGCGCTGGCCAGCGTGTTCGGCATCTTCCTGGTGCGGCAGTACGCACGCTCGATCCCCGACGAACTGCTGGAAGCCGCGCGCATCGACGGCGCCAGCGAGGCGCGCATCTTCTTCCAGATCGTGCTGCCGATGCTCAAGCCGGTGCTGGTGACGCTGGCGATCTTCACCTTCATGGGGGCGTGGAACGACTTCATGTGGCCACTGATCGTGCTGACCGACCAGCAGCACTACACCTTGCCGGTGGCGCTGGCCTCGCTCTCGCGCGAGCACATCATGGACGTGGAGATGATGATGGCCGGCGCGGTCATCACCGTGCTGCCGGTGCTGCTGCTGTTCCTGCTGCTGCAGCGCTATTACATGCAGGGCCTGCTACTGGGCAGCGTGAAAGGGTGA